ATAAAGAACCCGCTTATGAACAAATTGAAGGTCATTGGCTATCGGATAGTGCCTATGCTGGGATACATCGATTAGCCGTGAATCAAGAGCCGTATGTCAAGGGGATTGCTACTTGGATTATGCAGGCGGTCGAACCAATATGTAAAGATTTGGGCTATTACAGTATAAGAGTGGATACTAATTTTGATAATGCCGGAATGTTGAGGGTATTTGAGAAGTTAGGCTATGTGTATTGTGGGGAGGTCTACTTTAGAGGTGCGGCGCGCAGAGCATTCGAGAAAGTATTAGCGCGTTGAAAAGACTTTCATCTTTCTATGGAAAGACAAAGTTTCTAATGGTGTTTGAAAGCAAATTTCATATAAAAAAAGGAGATGTCCGTTCAGACATCTCCTTTTTTTATGGAAATACTACAGCTTATCACTAGCCCACTTAGGCTATAAACAGAGTCGTTTAAAAATAGTTTTAATCTATAAGACCTCGCATAATTAAACTGCCAGCTTACCTACGCGAATTGCGATCTTCCAGGATACGTTTTTT
The DNA window shown above is from Sphingobacterium hotanense and carries:
- a CDS encoding GNAT family N-acetyltransferase; this encodes MTEIRRLRRAQEEDKDFIWGILQQAIAKRREEGSEQWQDGYPNPDVVANDIEKKYAYVCVDEHDDILGYVALIFDKEPAYEQIEGHWLSDSAYAGIHRLAVNQEPYVKGIATWIMQAVEPICKDLGYYSIRVDTNFDNAGMLRVFEKLGYVYCGEVYFRGAARRAFEKVLAR